The Daucus carota subsp. sativus chromosome 2, DH1 v3.0, whole genome shotgun sequence genome includes a window with the following:
- the LOC108210195 gene encoding eukaryotic translation initiation factor 1A yields the protein MPKNKGKGGKNRKRGKNEADDEKRELVFKEDGQEYAQVMRMLGNGRCESMCIDGTKRLCHIRGKMHKKVWIAAGDIILVGLRDYQDDKADVILKYMPDEARLLKAYGELPENTRLNEGIAGGLDDEDDNVDDDYIEFEDEDIDKI from the coding sequence ATGCCGAAGAACAAGGGAAAGGGAGGCAAGAACCGCAAGCGAGGTAAGAACGAAGCCGACGACGAGAAGCGCGAGCTGGTCTTCAAGGAAGACGGCCAGGAATACGCTCAGGTGATGCGTATGCTCGGCAACGGGCGTTGCGAGTCCATGTGTATTGACGGCACCAAGCGTCTCTGTCACATCCGTGGCAAGATGCACAAGAAGGTCTGGATTGCTGCTGGCGATATCATTCTCGTCGGTCTCCGTGATTATCAGGATGATAAGGCTGATGTCATTCTCAAGTATATGCCTGATGAGGCCAGGCTTCTCAAGGCTTACGGCGAGCTTCCCGAGAATACCAGGCTTAATGAAGGTATCGCTGGTGGActtgatgatgaggatgataacGTTGACGATGATTATATCGAGTTTGAGGATGAAGATATTGATAAAATCTAG
- the LOC108210194 gene encoding protein CURVATURE THYLAKOID 1A, chloroplastic, whose amino-acid sequence MSTATSMRTTGVLSPLAATTSHRSCGLPNLPTRFSTSSPAAASFTFKLSSVSVSRRRGQFQIKATSEETPSDGGEILTDLKEKWDAVENKSTVLLYGGGAIVGVWLSATLVGAINSIPLLPKIMELVGLGYTGWFVYRYLLFKSSRKELATDIESLKKKIAGTE is encoded by the exons ATGTCGACGGCGACTTCCATGAGGACCACCGGCGTCTTAAGTCCACTTGCAGCTACTACTAGCCATCGCTCTTGCGGATTACCTAACCTTCCAACTCGCTTCTCTACCTCATCACCCGCTGCTGCATCTTTTACATTCAAGTTGTCTTCAG TATCAGTCTCAAGGAGACGTGGACAATTCCAGATCAAGGCCACTTCAGAAGAGACCCCTTCTGATGGTGGAGAGATACTTACAGATCTAAAGGAAAAG TGGGATGCAGTTGAAAACAAGTCGACAGTGCTTCTTTATGGAGGCGGAGCAATTGTTGGAGTCTGGCTATCTGCTACACTTGTTGGTGCAATCAACTCCATTCCTTTG CTTCCCAAGATCATGGAGTTGGTAGGACTTGGATATACAGGATGGTTTGTCTACCGATACCTTCTCTTCAAG TCGAGTAGAAAAGAATTAGCGACGGACATCGAGTCGTTGAAGAAGAAGATTGCAGGAACCGAGTGA
- the LOC108209180 gene encoding BAG family molecular chaperone regulator 6: MYPGCRFLDFHPRQMEQMSYAPHHCPGLGYVKMDTARPPVAFPCYACPYPLPYYGCYHNHNQVPEYPAHHPHYAPPPPVYCHGNYPPLPGNYPFQYLPTQHYSVVDPRYEYDKKGPVDHHCCGCPNYLCQQKENKNVKIEEQTFDNDKDRVVSWVPPEVKDQSYPLLWIPPGYKRSEQGEQTIKPESNSETSLDKEAKECLKPRGQEPGVWSGWLPIDLNNLKSLGQVKGDEGTEPQQNEECKSSYPVGFMPCNPKQDKVEHKDGDQKSIWDPSQYGIFPLKFIENQDKKTMPEGDTEHPEKFRSEDGPRPGDKNVVKKIIPVKQMDQSEEKGFLKDGQTEENRAPKVEKNHSEMHLKHTDKKGEKKHLENNSNGQSSHSKTSKLPPVCLRVDPLPSRRTKSGSSRSPSSPANQKNPDMLSRDNKSSSSSTVQANNQQDVQSSADSDLGRLQNEKKVKNIEVLDSTESNIKKEACKEDLSQSFADASASDLQEKVSSGSEEGKGENSDQENYVGVKGVKDVDNLSEDLKKDEELTVEGQSGDVKGETGATGGPLDTRESELGSTNGAPCQKFSDAEAAAIIQSAYRGFGVRRWEPLKKLKEIARIKGELIKVRQDVQNLVSSGSGNVDKQRILIGEAIMNLLLQLDTMQGLHPSIRNIRKAVAKELVSLQEKLDSITFQHSDELKESDKSEHVEEISERTGEEDLVKPGEDRHEQETPSPSYVKSGAIELCQDKPHTVMDMNISSVNTGKSELLLGTDEMGRALEERVQDSSGYVDLKDRQLEPLVEVREPSEAHDVGAKELPPLIAVEEKINPPVQLHDPSSLVDSNWSSKEDEEDTKVYTEVSSRVSQQNSEAQNFDEGLQIDGGRCIVKPGELKDHDSFQVESKELPPSIIVEEKPNHVVELQNASPLFDSGWSSKEDEITQVYGEVPLPVRCRLELVEESGLISLDNEAKETSAEGEPHKKLLAESPNLSDLEGNIATAVCSEGSPKPNNNLSAVGDLERGKELSGDDMLGADFLDSIALKEKHVSNREAVENVCVVEGDEKSVNNTLTATGMVDTWEISDVKEVANACQFGREGDDKPVHDRQTADNVRDEAKEMPGIKEAVNVCEVEGNDKPVDDVQAADIVGIEHWGTGEDNEFEKDVGSVKNMELIGTCGTEDAVSGEVVHPEETGICNIKQEMEEDENQDMWEDKFDNKEICQKHSDGNIFEIPRDEQLLVKELDTEKVNKQPHRECAAGEEDLAGEELVAELPQKEVPASLPILGQISSVTETESDKKLAIENEELKEAVEKLIAAGKEQLTAISSLSERVKDLEKKLSRKKKLKMRRQKSPGQYLLQV; the protein is encoded by the exons ATGTATCCTGGCTGTAGATTCTTGGATTTTCACCCCCGGCAGATGGAACAAATGTCTTATGCTCCCCATCACTGCCCTGGTCTTGGATATGTGAAGATGGATACTGCGAGGCCCCCTGTCGCCTTTCCTTGTTATGCTTGTCCATATCCATTGCCGTACTACGGCTGCTATCACAACCACAACCAAGTTCCGGAATATCCTGCTCATCATCCTCATTATGCACCACCCCCGCCAGTTTATTGTCATGGAAACTACCCTCCGCTTCCAGGAAACTACCCCTTTCAATATCTTCCTACTCAGCATTATTCTGTGGTGGATCCACGTTATGAGTATGACAAGAAGGGTCCGGTAGATCATCATTGTTGTGGATGTCCAAACTACCTGTGCCAGCAGAAGGAGAACAAAAATGTCAAGATCGAGGAACAAACTTTCGATAATGACAAGGACAGAGTTGTCTCTTGGGTTCCTCCTGAGGTGAAAGATCAATCATATCCACTTCTATGGATTCCACCAGGCTACAAAAGAAGTGAACAAGGTGAACAAACTATTAAACCAGAATCTAATAGCGAGACCAGTCTTGACAAGGAAGCCAAGGAATGCTTGAAGCCTCGTGGGCAGGAGCCAGGTGTTTGGAGCGGGTGGTTACCCATAGATCTAAACAACCTTAAATCTCTAGGACAGGTGAAAGGCGATGAAGGGACTGAACCTCAACAAAACGAGGAATGTAAAAGTTCATATCCAGTGGGTTTCATGCCTTGCAATCCCAAACAGGACAAAGTGGAGCATAAAGATGGAGATCAAAAGTCTATTTGGGATCCTTCACAGTATGGAATATTTCCTCTAAAGTTTATTGAAAATCAGGATAAGAAGACTATGCCTGAGGGAGATACAGAACACCCTGAAAAGTTTAGATCAGAGGATGGTCCAAGGCCCGGAGATAAAAATGTCGTAAAGAAGATTATTCCGGTTAAACAGATGGATCAATCTGAGGAGAAAGGATTTTTAAAAGATGGTCAAACCGAGGAAAATCGGGCACCAAAAGTTGAGAAGAACCACAGTGAAATGCATTTGAAGCATACAGATAAGAAAGGTGAGAAGAAACATTTGGAAAACAATAGCAATGGGCAGTCTTCCCATTCGAAAACATCAAAGTTGCCCCCTGTTTGTCTACGTGTTGATCCACTGCCAAGTCGAAGAACCAAAAGTGGAAGCTCGAGGTCTCCAAGTTCTCCAGCAAACCAAAAAAATCCAGATATGTTGTCACGCGACAACAAGTCTTCTTCCTCATCAACTGTGCAAGCAAACAATCAGCAAGATGTGCAGTCCTCTGCAGACTCAGATCTAGGCAGACTTCAGAACGaaaaaaaggtaaaaaataTTGAAGTACTTGACAGTACGGAGAGTAACATTAAGAAAGAAGCCTGCAAAGAGGATTTATCTCAGTCTTTCGCTGATGCTTCAGCCTCTGACTTGCAAGAGAAGGTTTCAAGCGGTTCTGAAGAAGGAAAGGGTGAAAATAGTGATCAGGAAAATTATGTAGGAGTTAAAGGAGTTAAGGATGTGGATAACTTATCTGAAGATCTAAAAAAGGATGAAGAGCTAACAGTTGAGGGTCAATCTGGTGATGTTAAAGGTGAAACAGGAGCTACTGGAGGGCCTTTAGATACGAGGGAATCTGAACTGGGAAGTACCAATGGAGCACCATGCCAGAAGTTCTCAGATGCTGAAGCAGCTGCAATCATTCAATCAGCATATCGGGGATTTGGAGTTAGGAGATGGGAACCTTTGAAGAAATTGAAGGAAATTGCTAGAATCAAAGGAGAACTGATCAAGGTCAGGCAAGATGTTCAAAATCTTGTTTCCTCGGGTAGCGGGAATGTTGACAAACAGAGGATATTGATTGGAGAAGCTATAATGAACCTTTTGCTACAGTTGGACACAATGCAG GGTTTGCATCCAAGTATTAGGAACATAAGGAAAGCTGTAGCAAAAGAACTTGTTAGTCTGCAGGAGAAACTTGATTCCATTACTTTTCAGCATTCTGATGAACTAAAGGAATCTGATAAATCCGAACACGTTGAAGAAATTTCCGAGAGAACCGGTGAGGAGGACTTGGTAAAACCAGGGGAAGACAGACATGAGCAAGAAACACCCTCTCCTAGTTATGTGAAGTCTGGTGCAATAGAACTATGTCAAGACAAACCTCACACAGTGATGGACATGAACATTAGCTCAGTTAATACGGGAAAATCAGAACTGTTGTTGGGCACAGATGAAATGGGCAGGGCTTTGGAAGAGagagtgcaagattcttcaggTTATGTGGACCTGAAAGATCGGCAACTGGAGCCACTCGTTGAAGTAAGAGAACCAAGTGAAGCGCATGATGTTGGTGCGAAAGAGCTTCCTCCTCTGATAGCTGTTGAAGAGAAGATTAACCCTCCTGTTCAGTTACATGATCCATCTTCTCTGGTCGACTCCAATTGGTCAAGtaaagaagacgaagaagatACTAAGGTATATACAGAAGTGTCATCTCGTGTGTCTCAGCAGAATTCTGAAGCTCAGAATTTTGATGAGGGCTTGCAAATCGATGGCGGTAGATGTATAGTCAAACCAGGTGAACTAAAGGATCATGACTCTTTTCAGGTCGAGTCGAAAGAGCTTCCTCCTTCCATAATTGTAGAAGAGAAACCTAACCATGTTGTTGAGTTACAGAATGCATCTCCTCTGTTTGACTCTGGTTGGTCTAGTAAAGAAGATGAAATTACCCAAGTATATGGAGAGGTGCCTCTTCCAGTGCGATGTCGACTTGAACTTGTTGAGGAGTCTGGTCTGATTTCACTGGACAATGAAGCCAAAGAAACTAGTGCAGAGGGGGAGCCACACAAAAAATTGCTTGCTGAATCTCCAAATTTGTCAGATCTGGAAGGCAATATTGCAACAGCAGTATGTTCAGAAGGCTCTCCTAAGCCAAACAATAATTTAAGCGCCGTAGGAGATTTAGAGAGAGGCAAGGAACTTAGTGGGGATGACATGCTTGGAGCAGATTTTCTGGACTCAATTGCGTTAAAGGAGAAACATGTCAGTAATAGAGAAGCAGTAGAAAATGTATGTGTTGTTGAAGGGGATGAGAAGTCAGTCAATAACACGCTGACAGCAACTGGCATGGTTGACACATGGGAAATATCTGACGTAAAAGAAGTAGCGAATGCTTGTCAGTTTGGAAGGGAAGGGGATGATAAGCCAGTGCATGACAGGCAGACAGCAGATAATGTCAGGGATGAGGCCAAGGAAATGCCTGGTATAAAAGAAGCAGTAAATGTTTGTGAGGTTGAAGGGAATGATAAGCCAGTTGATGACGTGCAGGCAGCAGACATTGTTGGGATTGAGCATTGGGGAACAGGAGAAGATAATGAGTTTGAAAAGGATGTTGGATCAGTTAAAAACATGGAACTTATTGGAACTTGTGGGACTGAAGATGCAGTATCTGGCGAGGTGGTCCATCCAGAAGAGACCGGAATCTGTAACATTAAACAGGAAATGGAAGAGGATGAAAATCAGGATATGTGGGAAGATAAGTTTGATAACAAGGAAATCTGTCAAAAACACAGTGATGGTAACATATTTGAGATCCCGAGAGACGAGCAATTGCTGGTGAAAGAGCTTGACACTGAGAAAGTCAACAAGCAACCTCACAGAGAATGTGCAGCTGGAGAAGAGGATTTGGCAGGGGAAGAGCTTGTTGCCGAGCTACCACAGAAAGAAGTTCCAGCATCATTGCCGATCTTGGGCCAAATCTCCAGTGTTACTGAAACAGAAAGTGACAAAAAGTTGGCCATAGAGAACGAGGAGCTGAAGGAAGCGGTGGAGAAGCTAATTGCAGCAGGGAAAGAACAGCTGACTGCCATATCTAGTCTGTCGGAAAGAGTGAAGGACTTGGAGAAGAAATTATCAAGAAAAAAGAAGCTGAAAATGAGAAGACAGAAATCTCCGGGTCAGTATCTTCTTCAAGTGTAA